Genomic window (Deltaproteobacteria bacterium):
CCTCGACGGCCCCCGGCCGGGGATCATCGAGAACGACGAAGAAGACCGGATGCACCTCGTCATCGACGCGCCGGGACAGGAACTGAAGACCCTCACCCGCGTGAAGATCCGCTCCTGCGGCGAGGAGGGATGCCCCATCACCGACTTCCTGCCGCCCGACGTTACCGAGGACTACTGCATCGAGAACAAGCCGGGCATGCGGCTCCGGATGCGGCCCGCGATCCTGACGAAAAGCCGCGTATGGATACCGGAGCGGGGGCCGGGCCTCCTGTTCTACCCCGGCGGGGTGAAGGGAGCCGCCGTGAACCAGCCGCTGTCCCTGGGGCCCTGCGATCCGTGAAACTTGCATCCCCCGGGATGGCCGTTATGCTCCGCCGCTTCCGGTAACGGGAAAAGGAAATCTCCCCAATGGCCGACATCATCAAGGAAGGCGAAAAGAACCGCACGCACATCGTCGGGCGGTTCATGCGCGAATCCCTGCTGAGCAAGGAACTGCTCGCCAGCACCGAACCCCAGCGCGAGGTCCGGCTCCTGCCGGAGGCGAACATCATCGGGGTGGGCGGCCACTCGATCATGGACCGCGGCAAGGCGGCCGTGCTGCCGCTCTGCGACGCGCTCGTCCGCGCCAAGGCGAAATACAAGATGATCGTCGGCGTGTCCGGCGGCACCCGCATGCGCCACACGATGAGCGTGGGGCTTGATCTGGGGCTTCCCACGGGCGGGCTCGCCCAGATCGCCGGGGCGGTTGAGGAACAGAACGCGGCGCTGCTGCAGGCCATCCTCTCGGCCCACGGCGGCGTTGCCATGTGCCGCGAGCATTTCCCCGAGCTTCCGATCTACCTGGAAGTGGGCATCCTGCCGATCGTGATCTGCATGCCGCCCTACCACTTCTGGGAGGAACCGCCCAGGAAGGGCCGCCTCCCGATGAACGGACCGGACGTGGGCCTCTACCTTACGGCCGACGTGGTGGGTGCCAGGAGCCTCATCTTCATCAAGGACCAGAAGGGCCTTTACACCGACAACCCGGATACCAACCCGAACGCGAAGTTCATCCCGGAAGCGACGTGCGACGAGATTCTCAGGGCCGACTACCCCGAACTCATCATCGAGGAAAAGGTACTGGAATACATGAAGAACGGCCGCCACATCCGCGAGATCCAGATCATCAACGGCCTGGAGCCGGGGAACCTGGAACGGGCCCTCAACGGCGAGCATGTGGGCACGATCATCCGCGCCTGATTCCTGACGCCCTGCTCCCACAGGCTGAAAACAGGCGACACCCAGCGAAGGAACCACCCAAACGTGAGCACGACCCCCGAGCGCAGAGTCATTGAATCCCTGATCGACGAGAAAAACGCGCCGGTCACGGCCATCCTGCCCAATACGAAGGTCATCAAGATCGGCGGCCAGTCGGTGATGGACCGGGGCCGGTCCGCGCTGTTTCCACTGGTGGACGAAATCGCCCAGTGCGCTAAAGACGGCTTCCACCTCCTGCTCGGCGCTGGTGGCGGCACCCGTGCGCGGCACGCCTACCAGATCGGCCTCGACCTGGAGGTACCCACCGGCGTGATGGCCCGTATCGGCTGCGCCGTGCCCCGGCAGAACGCCCGGATGCTCCAGATGCTGCTCGCCAAGCACGGCGGCGTCTACATCATGCCCGATGACTTCGAGAAGCTGCCCCTCTATTTCCGGCTGGGCTGCATCCCGGTCATGTCCGGCATGCCCCCGCACGAATACTGGGAGAAACCGAGCCCCGGCACCCGTATCCCGCCGAACCGGACGGACGCGGGTGTATACCTCGCCGCTGAGGCCCTTGGCGCCCCCATGTGCTTTTTTGCCAAGGACGAGGAAGGACTCTTCACCGATGATCCGAAGAAGAACCCCAAGGCCGAGTTCATTCCGAAAATCCATGTACGCGAACTGATGAAACGCGATCTTGATGACCTGGTGGTCGAACGGAGCGTGCTCACCTATCTGGACCGCGCCCAGTCCTGCAAGCAGATCCAGATCTTCAACTCGCTCAAGCCCGGCAATCTCACCCGCGCTCTCAAGGGCGAGCACGTGGGAACGATCATTTACGCCGACTGAAGGTGGACGGGCTCATGCGTAGCCGCCATTCGCTTCCACTTGCCGCCGCCTTCCTTGTTTCCTGCGGCGCCAGGACTGCGCCACAACCGGAAACACCCAGCCTCCGGTGCCCGGAGATATCGGTGTTCGTCCGGGAGGGGTGCCCCCACTGCACGGCGGCCAAGGCCTATCTGGCGGAGTTCGCCGCCCGCGAACCCGGCCTCAAGGTCAGCTATCTCGATGTCCGCGCCAATCCGGCAAACCGGGACCGGCTGAAGACGCTCGCTGGCGAGCACGGGATCGAAACCATCGGCGTGCCGTCGTTCCTCATCTGCGGGGACTTTCTGGTGGGATTCAGTGAAACGGCCACACCGGCCGAGATCGAGCGGCGGGTGAAACAGCCCGCCTACCCCTGATAGTCGGGCGAACCGGGAGCCGGTTCATACCCGTCGTTGTTCTCACGACATATCTTGCAGAGAATCATGCTGGTGGGACCGGCTTTGGCCGGGTTGGTGCAGCGGAAAATCATCGCCGACATCCGGTCATTGTGCGAGGTGCCTTCTGGCAGCGCCGCCACGGCCGCCTCGTCGCGCACCTTGTAGACGCACTTTCGCAGGTCATGTCCGGAGCCCTTGGGACGCAGTTCAGCCATGGGACCAGTATATGCTTGCCGGATACGGCAGGGGCAAACATCCCCCTACCAAGCCAGCCGTTCGGCGTCGGCTGCGGCAATACCGGCAATCCGGAGCCGCTTGTCACGGGATTTGTGGCCGCTCTCCAGCGTGACCTGTGAACTCCGGATCCCCAGCACTCCGGCGATCAGATCAGCCAGCTCATCATTTGCACGGCCTTCCAGGGGCGGCGAAGTCAGGGCCACCTTCAGTACCGGACCTGACGGCATCTGGTGGATACCCTGCACCCCTGCTCTCCGGGCGCGGGGCTGGACATGAACGTGGAGGAAAATTCCGCCCGCCGGATCATCCGTCCATGGCGCGGAGCGGGTGCTGGTCACGAGTTCCCTGGGTGCAAAGACGGTCAGCCCGCCTGCTCGCCCTTCTTGATGAAGGCGACCTTCTTTTCGATCTGCGCCCGCTCGGCCTCGCTGGACGACTGGGCCTCAAGCAGCTTCTGGTGGAGTTCCAGCTCGGCGCGCAGGTGTGTTTCAAACTGGAGACGGAGCCGCTTCAGTTCCTGTATCTGCCCCTGAAGATCGGCCATGCGGTTATGCGCGTCCTTGACCAGCGCGTCGGCCTTCAGTTCGGCTTCGGCAACAGTGAGCTCGGCCTGTTTCTGGGCATTGCGGCGCATCTCCTCAACGGCCCGCTGCGCGGTCACAAGCGTGTCCTTCAGCGTCTGCTCACGGGTGCGGTGCTGCAGGATTTCCTGCTCCTGGCGGGCGATCGTCTCCCGCATGGTATTGTTCTCGCGCACCACGTCGGCATAGGCGCTCGCCACGGCCTCCAGGAAGTTTTTCACTTCCTGCTCGTTGAAACCGCGGAATGACCGGTTGAATATTTTCTGCTGAATCTCCATCGGAGAGAGTTTCATCGCCCACCACCTTTGCGTGCCGTCCGCCGTTTCGGGGCGGATGACGCCTTGTTAACCTTCTTGCGCTGCATTGTACCCGCTGTTGCCGCAGACCCCAACTGGCGCGACCGCTCCGTGGCTGCCTTCACGGCAGCTATGAACGCAGACCGCATGCCGTGCCGTTCCAGCTCGGCGCATCCGGCAATGGTCGTCCCGCCAGGGGAAGTCACCTGATCCTTGAGCTGGGCCGGATGCCGGCCGGTCGCAATGACCATCCGGGCCGCGCCGAGAACGGTCTGCGCGGCCAGCTTCAAGGCAACATCGCGGGGAAGGCCCGCCAGCACGCCGCCATCGGAGAGTGCCTCGATCATCTCGAATACGTAGGCGGGGCCAGACCCGGAGAGACCGGTCACAGCGTCCAGATCGGATTCCTTTGCCACTTCCACCACTTCGCCCACGGCAGCTAGCCACTTGCGGATTCGTTCCCGCTCCGGAACAGCGACTTCAGAAAAACAGATGCCGGACGCGCCCTCGCCCACCAGTGCCGGTGTATTGGGCATCACCCGGGCAATGCCTCCCGAAAACCAGGTGCGGAGCGTGGCGATGGTCGAACCCGCAAGTATCGAGATCACGGTCTTGCGCGCAAACCCCTTTGCATAGGCGGGCCCCGCCTCCGGCAAGGTCTGGGGCTTGACGGCGAGCAGCAGCACCTCGGCCCGGAACGAATCCGCCGGACGGCCACTCACCTGCACCTTGAGATCATGCCTGAGCTCATCGCGCCGCGTTGCCAATGGCTCAATAATGATGATCTCGGATGCCTTCAGCGTGCCGGCGCGAACAAGCCCGGATGCCAGGGCTCCGCCCATGGCTCCGCCGCCCGCTATGGCCAGTTTCAGTGACACCTGACAGATCCTGCTTCCTTAGTATCCGGCACCTGCGGAGCACCGCTCCCCGCCATCAACAAGCCGATGGCGGATACACGGTACAGACGAGGGCCGTCACTGTCGTTCGTGGGTGGGGCAGAAGGAACCGAAGGACCGGAGGAAACTCAGGCGGGTTCACGGTCCGGCCGGGAGCCAAAGATGGCGGTCCCGATCCGTATGTGCGTTGCGCCTTCAGCGATAGCCACCTGGTAGTCATCCGACATGCCCATTGAGAGCACCGGGGGACCGTCGCCAGCTGACATATTGAACCTTCCGGACAGTTCTTTCAAGCGACGGAATACCGGGCGGGCCTCGTCCGGGCTTCCCCCAAGTGGCCCCATGCACATCAGTCCCCTCAGATCGACAGCCGCTTTCTGGCTTTGCGCCGCCTCCATAAGTGCGGGCAGATCCGGCTCCCGTGCCCCGGTTTTGCCCGCATCGCCTGAAAGGTTCAGTTCGAGAAGTATGGGCTGGCGAATCTGCCGGCTTTCAGCGACGCGGGCAATTTCGTCTATGAGGCGTACCGAATCGACCGAGTGGATCAGTGCTGTCCGGCCCACCAGGTATTTCACCTTGTTCGTCTGCAGGTGGCCGATGAAATGCCACCGCACCGGCGCATCCGCGAGTTCGTCCGCCTTTTTCCGCCACTCCTGAACGTAGCTTTCGCCGATATCGGACAGGCCGGCAGAAACCGCCTCCCGCACCGCCGATGCCGGATGGAACTTGGAAACGCCGATGAGCGTGATCTCCGACGGACTGCGCCCACAGGACCGGCAATGGGCGGCAATTTCCTCGCGGACAAGGGCAATGCGGCGGGCGATACCGGTCACGGCTGCGCCGCCCTCACCCGGGAAGCACGCCAAATGCGGCGAGCATCCGGGCGGTCTCCGCCATCGGCAGGCCAATGACATTGGTATAGGAGCCGCTGATCTTCTCTATGAGAAAGGCCCCGGCACCCTGGATTGCATAGCCTCCGGCCTTGTCCATCGGCTCTCCGGTCAGGACGTATTTTTCGATTACCGGACGGGAATGGCTGAAGAACCTCACCCGGGTCCGGACGGAGCGGACTTTTTCCCTGACGCCGTCCGTGACGGCGATGGCAGTAAAAACCTCATGCTCGCAGCCCGAAAGCTGGCGCAGCAGACGGACCGCGTGGTCATTGGAGGCCGGCTTTCCCAGAATCTGCCCGTCCAGAACGACCGTGGTGTCTGCAGCAAGCACCACATGGCCTGTTGCGTTGTATTTCGCGATCACCGCCCTTGCCTTCTCACGGGCAAGGCGCCTCACCATGTCCACCGGAGTTTCCGTGCGACGAAAAGTTTCGTCAATGGCAGGAACGAGAACCCGGAACCGGTAACCGGCTCCCGACAGCAGTTCCCGGCGGCGGGGAGACGAGGAAGCGAGGAGAAACAGCGGCGATTTCAAGCGTCAGGGTCCTTTCCGCCTGGTGGCCACCGCAATGGCCTCCAGAAACCGGTCCGTATCATAGGGCTTCATCATCCGGATCACGCCATCGTCGGCAGTGCTGCCGGTAACATCGTCACCCGTGATGAGAATCGCCGGGAAAGCCGGCTGTTCCTTGCGCACGATCGAGATTACCTCCGTGCCCGTGAGCCCAGGCATGTTTTCATCCACAATGATGAGGTCGAAACTCCCGGCTTGCGACTGGAATATCTGTACCGTTTCAAGTCCGTCGC
Coding sequences:
- a CDS encoding uridine kinase, which gives rise to MADIIKEGEKNRTHIVGRFMRESLLSKELLASTEPQREVRLLPEANIIGVGGHSIMDRGKAAVLPLCDALVRAKAKYKMIVGVSGGTRMRHTMSVGLDLGLPTGGLAQIAGAVEEQNAALLQAILSAHGGVAMCREHFPELPIYLEVGILPIVICMPPYHFWEEPPRKGRLPMNGPDVGLYLTADVVGARSLIFIKDQKGLYTDNPDTNPNAKFIPEATCDEILRADYPELIIEEKVLEYMKNGRHIREIQIINGLEPGNLERALNGEHVGTIIRA
- a CDS encoding uridine kinase, translated to MTPCSHRLKTGDTQRRNHPNVSTTPERRVIESLIDEKNAPVTAILPNTKVIKIGGQSVMDRGRSALFPLVDEIAQCAKDGFHLLLGAGGGTRARHAYQIGLDLEVPTGVMARIGCAVPRQNARMLQMLLAKHGGVYIMPDDFEKLPLYFRLGCIPVMSGMPPHEYWEKPSPGTRIPPNRTDAGVYLAAEALGAPMCFFAKDEEGLFTDDPKKNPKAEFIPKIHVRELMKRDLDDLVVERSVLTYLDRAQSCKQIQIFNSLKPGNLTRALKGEHVGTIIYAD
- a CDS encoding DUF167 domain-containing protein, with the protein product MFLHVHVQPRARRAGVQGIHQMPSGPVLKVALTSPPLEGRANDELADLIAGVLGIRSSQVTLESGHKSRDKRLRIAGIAAADAERLAW
- a CDS encoding DivIVA domain-containing protein encodes the protein MKLSPMEIQQKIFNRSFRGFNEQEVKNFLEAVASAYADVVRENNTMRETIARQEQEILQHRTREQTLKDTLVTAQRAVEEMRRNAQKQAELTVAEAELKADALVKDAHNRMADLQGQIQELKRLRLQFETHLRAELELHQKLLEAQSSSEAERAQIEKKVAFIKKGEQAG
- the proC gene encoding pyrroline-5-carboxylate reductase encodes the protein MSLKLAIAGGGAMGGALASGLVRAGTLKASEIIIIEPLATRRDELRHDLKVQVSGRPADSFRAEVLLLAVKPQTLPEAGPAYAKGFARKTVISILAGSTIATLRTWFSGGIARVMPNTPALVGEGASGICFSEVAVPERERIRKWLAAVGEVVEVAKESDLDAVTGLSGSGPAYVFEMIEALSDGGVLAGLPRDVALKLAAQTVLGAARMVIATGRHPAQLKDQVTSPGGTTIAGCAELERHGMRSAFIAAVKAATERSRQLGSAATAGTMQRKKVNKASSAPKRRTARKGGGR
- a CDS encoding YggS family pyridoxal phosphate-dependent enzyme yields the protein MSLACRWRRPPGCSPHLACFPGEGGAAVTGIARRIALVREEIAAHCRSCGRSPSEITLIGVSKFHPASAVREAVSAGLSDIGESYVQEWRKKADELADAPVRWHFIGHLQTNKVKYLVGRTALIHSVDSVRLIDEIARVAESRQIRQPILLELNLSGDAGKTGAREPDLPALMEAAQSQKAAVDLRGLMCMGPLGGSPDEARPVFRRLKELSGRFNMSAGDGPPVLSMGMSDDYQVAIAEGATHIRIGTAIFGSRPDREPA
- the maf gene encoding septum formation inhibitor Maf produces the protein MKSPLFLLASSSPRRRELLSGAGYRFRVLVPAIDETFRRTETPVDMVRRLAREKARAVIAKYNATGHVVLAADTTVVLDGQILGKPASNDHAVRLLRQLSGCEHEVFTAIAVTDGVREKVRSVRTRVRFFSHSRPVIEKYVLTGEPMDKAGGYAIQGAGAFLIEKISGSYTNVIGLPMAETARMLAAFGVLPG